One Sodalinema gerasimenkoae IPPAS B-353 DNA segment encodes these proteins:
- a CDS encoding CHASE2 domain-containing protein — MARSPFSDSAERSLQSSLRTSDGRGSSSPGGSPLSRTPSGGRRGGGPRICYWLYRHGWGWLQTALPIALLVSLLAGVGGLGSLERGLLDRWMRWRAPEPLDERVVIVEITEADIRQMGELPLSDEMLTQALERLLEARPRLIGLDIYRDIPQEPGQARLQRLFAETSHLIGIEKALGDTVAPPPLLQERGQVALADVLEDQDGIVRRVLVSVSLEGEVRMTLSTRLALDYLREQGVSLEPSSRCVSCYTLGQAHLRPLPRHMGGYSERMEGGYQIFLNYRLGAPQTFRRVRFADLLDGRVPQEQLRDRLVLIGSTAVSGKDFFGTPYGLGPQAMSGVELQAQMTSQLLAAALDGRGLLRVGTVLQEGLWIGVWTLLATGSFHWLLRWGRGSRWPKNEVSGLRGLGEGFLGERMPLGLLFTLHVGFYWLLLGGLGYLGFQNSVLIPVISPGLATLAVSVIVSHRYRHWQLQRSHAQLEAAHLRLLEYSQELEQKVRDRTQALQVAKQQAEDANRAKSEFLATLSHELRTPLNGILGYVDLLQRDLLSPTEAKRVSPAQALATISDCGTHLRMLIEDILDLSKIEARQFELQLGEFELLRVLQGIERLFRLRSQQQGLRLDCEFDSQLPTFVRGDEHRLRQVLFNLLSNAIKFTDWGTVALRVTRVTPPCEELCEGPCEGDNGEMEESREGDGVIPYRQRVFLDFRVADTGVGMTVAEMGRIFQPFQQVGQGEKHREGAGLGLAISSYLVEKMGGRLQVESHPGRGSVFSFMIPLERVENGQETAANPLRRQASGRRAIALEGSVVPRVGVLERQEYSSRLLQDWLGELGCAVILAGESGLGAEGPDLVFVDWMLSFAIIEGRQGEDESLRQFWAWQRDNPELKWVVCSASAFEGDQLAALEGGADGFLTKPLSRDKLVAVLSQVLGYHWSYEEVSSEVVKSEMAIVETDGPTEEQVRVLQSWLLQGNLHQISLLVNEWRLENPALVPFAEEVVRYCDGFEVWRLRALLGMGERRGGTI, encoded by the coding sequence ATGGCGCGATCTCCGTTTTCTGACTCTGCTGAGCGATCGCTTCAGTCTTCGTTAAGGACATCTGATGGGAGAGGCTCTTCCTCTCCGGGAGGCTCTCCCCTCTCTCGAACTCCCTCGGGGGGACGACGGGGGGGTGGGCCTCGGATTTGTTATTGGTTATATCGTCATGGGTGGGGGTGGCTACAAACGGCGTTGCCCATTGCCCTGTTGGTGAGTTTGTTGGCTGGGGTGGGGGGCTTGGGTTCCCTGGAACGGGGCCTACTCGATCGCTGGATGCGCTGGCGTGCCCCGGAACCCCTGGATGAACGGGTGGTGATTGTGGAGATTACGGAGGCGGATATTCGGCAGATGGGGGAGTTACCTCTGTCGGATGAGATGCTAACTCAGGCTCTAGAACGCCTACTCGAAGCCCGACCTCGGCTGATTGGTTTGGATATTTATCGGGATATTCCCCAGGAACCTGGTCAGGCTCGCTTACAACGTTTATTTGCTGAAACCTCCCATCTGATTGGCATTGAGAAGGCTCTGGGAGATACGGTAGCCCCGCCGCCTCTGTTGCAGGAACGGGGACAGGTGGCTCTGGCGGATGTGCTGGAGGACCAGGATGGGATTGTACGACGGGTGTTGGTGTCCGTGAGCCTGGAGGGGGAGGTGCGGATGACCCTGAGTACCCGTTTGGCTCTGGATTATCTGCGGGAGCAAGGGGTGAGTCTGGAGCCGTCTTCACGCTGTGTGAGTTGTTATACTCTCGGGCAGGCTCATTTACGGCCCCTACCCCGCCACATGGGGGGCTATTCAGAACGGATGGAGGGGGGCTATCAGATTTTTCTCAACTATCGCCTCGGGGCCCCCCAGACGTTCCGGCGGGTACGGTTCGCAGATTTACTCGATGGGCGAGTGCCTCAGGAGCAGTTGCGCGATCGCCTGGTCTTGATTGGCAGCACAGCGGTTAGTGGTAAGGACTTTTTTGGAACTCCCTATGGATTGGGTCCCCAGGCCATGAGTGGGGTGGAGCTTCAGGCCCAGATGACCAGTCAACTGCTGGCGGCGGCGTTGGATGGCCGGGGGCTGTTGCGGGTGGGGACGGTGCTTCAGGAGGGTCTCTGGATTGGGGTCTGGACTCTGCTGGCGACGGGTAGCTTCCATTGGCTCTTGAGATGGGGCAGGGGGAGCCGTTGGCCCAAAAATGAAGTTTCAGGTCTGCGGGGGCTGGGCGAAGGATTCCTGGGGGAGAGAATGCCTCTGGGGTTATTATTTACGCTCCATGTCGGCTTCTATTGGCTGCTGTTGGGGGGATTGGGCTATCTGGGTTTCCAGAATAGTGTGTTGATTCCGGTGATTTCTCCGGGGTTGGCGACGTTGGCGGTGAGTGTCATCGTTAGCCATCGCTATCGTCATTGGCAATTGCAACGGAGTCATGCTCAACTCGAAGCTGCCCATTTACGGTTATTGGAGTATTCCCAGGAGTTGGAACAGAAGGTGCGCGATCGCACTCAGGCGTTGCAGGTGGCGAAACAACAGGCGGAGGATGCAAACCGGGCCAAAAGTGAGTTCTTGGCGACCCTCAGCCATGAGTTACGAACGCCTCTGAATGGGATTCTCGGCTATGTGGATTTGTTGCAACGGGATCTGTTGTCGCCGACGGAGGCGAAACGGGTCAGTCCAGCCCAGGCCTTAGCGACGATTTCTGACTGTGGGACGCATCTGCGGATGCTGATTGAGGATATTTTGGACTTGTCTAAAATCGAAGCCCGTCAATTTGAACTGCAATTGGGGGAGTTTGAGTTATTGAGGGTGTTGCAGGGGATTGAACGGCTGTTTCGTCTGCGATCGCAGCAACAGGGGCTACGCCTCGACTGTGAGTTTGATTCTCAACTGCCGACGTTTGTGCGGGGGGATGAACACCGTTTACGACAGGTGCTGTTCAACCTCTTAAGTAATGCCATTAAGTTTACGGATTGGGGAACGGTGGCGTTGCGGGTGACGCGCGTAACACCGCCCTGTGAGGAGTTGTGTGAGGGCCCCTGTGAAGGGGACAATGGGGAGATGGAGGAGTCTCGGGAGGGGGATGGAGTCATTCCCTACCGGCAACGGGTTTTCCTGGATTTCCGGGTGGCGGATACGGGAGTGGGGATGACGGTGGCGGAGATGGGGCGGATTTTCCAACCGTTCCAACAGGTGGGCCAGGGAGAGAAACACCGAGAGGGCGCGGGGTTAGGATTGGCGATTTCTTCTTATTTAGTGGAGAAGATGGGGGGACGTTTGCAGGTGGAAAGTCACCCAGGGCGGGGTAGTGTCTTCTCGTTTATGATTCCGTTGGAACGGGTGGAGAATGGCCAAGAAACTGCGGCAAATCCCCTGCGGCGGCAAGCTTCCGGTCGACGGGCGATCGCCCTGGAGGGGTCTGTGGTGCCACGGGTGGGGGTTCTGGAACGCCAGGAGTATAGTTCCCGTCTGTTGCAGGATTGGTTAGGGGAGTTGGGCTGTGCTGTGATTCTGGCTGGGGAGTCGGGGCTAGGGGCTGAGGGGCCGGATTTGGTGTTTGTGGATTGGATGTTGTCGTTTGCGATTATTGAGGGACGGCAGGGTGAGGATGAGTCACTGCGGCAGTTTTGGGCCTGGCAGCGGGACAATCCTGAGTTGAAATGGGTGGTGTGTTCGGCGAGTGCCTTTGAGGGTGACCAATTGGCGGCGTTGGAGGGGGGGGCGGATGGCTTCCTGACGAAGCCGCTCAGCCGGGATAAGTTGGTGGCTGTACTGTCGCAGGTGTTGGGCTATCACTGGTCCTATGAGGAAGTTTCGTCGGAGGTGGTTAAGTCTGAGATGGCAATCGTGGAAACGGATGGTCCGACGGAGGAGCAGGTACGGGTGTTGCAGTCTTGGCTGTTACAGGGTAATTTGCACCAAATTTCCTTGTTGGTGAATGAGTGGCGTTTGGAGAATCCGGCGTTGGTTCCTTTTGCGGAGGAGGTGGTGCGTTATTGTGATGGGTT